The Gemmatimonadaceae bacterium genome includes a window with the following:
- a CDS encoding phage tail protein, with protein MALLSTVGVRFDPLMAYNFTINLIDTSSTMATLKSVAMSAITDTLLGGFSECSGLDMALEVEEYKEGGNNGGVLKFPTRVTWAPLVLKSGVGAGSSLWDWHYDFAIGKGKRKDGIITLLNDLHLPSHIWHFRRGLPTKYTGPSLVAGQNTVAIEGLEITHEGLWQVPYVGFGAAAASLGVSAAVGGGF; from the coding sequence ATGGCGCTCCTCAGCACGGTGGGTGTGCGGTTCGACCCGTTGATGGCCTACAACTTCACCATCAACCTGATCGACACCTCCAGCACGATGGCCACCCTCAAGTCTGTGGCGATGTCGGCCATCACAGACACGCTGCTCGGTGGCTTCTCGGAGTGCTCGGGCCTCGACATGGCGCTCGAGGTGGAGGAGTACAAGGAGGGGGGCAACAACGGCGGGGTGCTGAAGTTCCCGACGCGCGTGACCTGGGCGCCGCTGGTGCTGAAGAGCGGGGTCGGTGCCGGGTCGAGCCTGTGGGACTGGCACTATGACTTCGCCATCGGCAAGGGGAAGCGGAAGGACGGCATCATCACGCTGCTGAACGACCTCCACCTGCCGTCGCACATCTGGCACTTCCGTCGCGGGCTGCCGACGAAGTACACCGGCCCGTCGCTGGTGGCGGGGCAGAACACGGTGGCGATCGAGGGCCTCGAGATCACGCACGAGGGGCTGTGGCAGGTGCCCTACGTCGGCTTCGGCGCAGCGGCGGCGTCCCTCGGCGTGTCGGCGGCCGTGGGCGGGGGGTTCTGA
- a CDS encoding LysM peptidoglycan-binding domain-containing protein, with protein sequence MEQLEKATIVAMWKDEMEFIPVQFNPTEYTLTKGAQLAEIAIPGLDTPLVQFVRGQAETLSLDLFFDTTDDGMGTNATSVTTLTDQIYQLVKIEPDTHAPPVCAFLWHKKFPGSEVSEKVGNQRRTDFQCVVESVKQRFTLFSPEGVPLRAIVTVSLREYKTLDEQLKQLNLNSPDKTQSHVVQRGDTLSGIAGRHYRMPHRWREVAQANGIADPRRLEVGAFLRVPPLT encoded by the coding sequence ATGGAACAACTCGAGAAGGCGACGATCGTGGCGATGTGGAAGGACGAGATGGAGTTCATCCCGGTCCAGTTCAATCCCACGGAGTACACGCTCACCAAGGGCGCGCAGCTGGCCGAGATCGCGATCCCGGGGCTGGACACGCCGCTGGTGCAGTTCGTGCGCGGGCAGGCCGAGACGCTGTCGCTGGACCTGTTCTTCGACACCACCGACGATGGGATGGGCACCAATGCCACCAGCGTCACCACGCTCACGGACCAGATCTACCAGCTGGTGAAGATCGAACCCGACACGCATGCCCCGCCGGTGTGCGCCTTCCTGTGGCACAAGAAGTTCCCGGGGAGCGAGGTGTCGGAGAAGGTGGGCAACCAGCGCCGCACCGACTTCCAGTGCGTGGTGGAGAGCGTGAAGCAGCGGTTCACGCTGTTCAGCCCCGAGGGGGTGCCGCTGCGCGCGATCGTGACGGTGTCGCTGCGCGAGTACAAGACGCTGGACGAGCAGCTCAAGCAGCTGAACCTCAACTCGCCGGACAAGACGCAGAGCCACGTGGTGCAGCGCGGTGACACGCTCAGTGGCATCGCCGGCCGGCACTACCGCATGCCGCACCGCTGGCGCGAGGTGGCGCAGGCCAACGGCATCGCCGACCCGCGCCGGCTCGAGGTGGGTGCGTTCCTGCGCGTCCCGCCCCTGACCTGA